From the genome of Phyllostomus discolor isolate MPI-MPIP mPhyDis1 chromosome 12, mPhyDis1.pri.v3, whole genome shotgun sequence, one region includes:
- the MC1R gene encoding LOW QUALITY PROTEIN: melanocyte-stimulating hormone receptor (The sequence of the model RefSeq protein was modified relative to this genomic sequence to represent the inferred CDS: inserted 8 bases in 5 codons; deleted 3 bases in 2 codons; substituted 1 base at 1 genomic stop codon) — MPGEGPQRRLLGALNATPPATPNLGLATNQMGSRCLEVXIPNGLFLGIGLVSLLGNMLVVATAAENHSPHXPTYLLIGCLAVSCLLVSMSSLLGTVVTLLLEVGTLATQAAMAQQLASVLNLLTCGSWVSGLCFLAAIVVDLDLCVDLDLLCALXYHSIVTLPXRCDTAVRVASVISSTLFVTSCAHTAILLGLVSLPVAMLVLTHSPAXLHGRQCLALQGSGLQGSAMCTTLLSSFLLCWGPFSLHLLLIVLCPRHPTCHCVFKNWHLCLALVIICKVIVDPXVHAFHSQQLWKTL, encoded by the exons ATGCCTGGAGAGGGTCCCCAGAGGAGGCTGCTGGGTGCCCTCAATGCCacacccccagccacccccaacCTTGGGCTGGCCACCAACCAGATGGGCTCCCGGTGCCTGGAGGTGTGAATCCCCAATGGGCTCTTTCTTGGC ATTGGGCTGGTGAGCCTGCTGGGGAACATGCTGGTGGTGGCCACCGCTGCCGAGAACCACAGCCCAC TGCCCACGTACTTGCTCATAGGCTGCCTGGCCGTGTCCTGCCTGCTGGTGAGCATGAGCAGCTTGTTGGGGACGGTTGTCACACTGCTGCTGGAGGTAGGCACCCTGGCCACCCAGGCTGCCATGGCACAGCAGCTGGCCAGCGTCCTCAACCTGCTCACCTGTGGCTCCTGGGTGTCTGGCCTCTGCTTCCTGGCTGCCATAGTTGTGGACCTTGACCTCTGCGTGGACCTTGATCTTCTCTGTGCCCT GTACCACAGCATCGTGACGCTGCC CAGGTGTGACACGGCCGTCAGGGTGGCCAGTGTCATCTCCAGCACCCTCTTCGTCACCTCCTGTGCCCACACGGCCATCCTGCTGGGTCTCGTCAGCCTCCCCGTGGCCATGTTGGTGCTCACACACAGCCCCG TGCTGCATGGCAGGCAGTGCCTGGCCCTCCAGGGCTCTGGCCTCCAGGGCTCAGCCATGTGCACCACCCTGCTGAGCAGCTTCCTCCTCTGCTGGGGCCCCTTCTCCCTGCACCTTTTGCTCATTGTCCTGTGTCCTCGACACCCCACCTGCCACTGTGTCTTCAAGAACTGGCACCTCTGTCTGGCCCTTGTCATC ATCTGCAAGGTCATCGTGGACCC TGTCCACGCCTTCCACAGCCAGCAGCTCTGGAAGACACTCTGA